ATTGAGGGGTCGCTCCCGGTTATTTCCTCCCAAAGGGCACGCGAAACCTCGGTTGTTCCAATATAAAACTGATCTATTGCCACGAGACGGACAGGCTGTTCCATCCTTGCGCTCGAACCCTGTTCTTGCGTGGCACCCATGTAGAAATAGCCGCGGTCAATTTTGTTCAACACAAATCTGTTTTTCACCATTTCTGAAACCAGCATGTCATCGCTTCCCGGTTCAAGTTTCAGATCGAAGGCATACGACTTGTTTTCAAGAATTGTAATCTCTTTTCTCAATCCTTTATGTCCTTCGCAGGTTACAACAACCGTGTAATCCCCGATGGGCAGTTCTTCAATAATTTTTGTGCCGGTAAACTCAAATTTCTTCTCAAAATTTTGTATAAGTTTTACCTTGCTCGTAAAAGGAACCGAATTGAACAGGAAAGTCCCTTTTATTCTCTTAAGATCAATTTTCACATTTGTGGTTTTGTTTTTTGCCACGGAGATGTTTTGTGAAAAAGGGTACCATGATGAATCAATCTGTGCAGTCAGGAGGTGCTCGCCGGGGGAGAGTTCGACTCTGTTTACAGCGCCGTAATCAACACCATCAACATTTATCCGTACAATATCGGGTTTTCTTGTAACTGCCAAAACTCCCGCATTTTTCTTCAGGTTCACATTTAACCAGGATGTTTTCCCTTTTTGAATTGTAACTTCGGTGCTGTATGAATCATAAAGATCTGCGGAAAGTGAAACAAGATATTTTCCGGGTTCAAGTTCAAGGGTTTTGATGCTTTCGTAATTTGCCTTGCCAATCATAACGAGTGCGTTTGCGGGGGTTACATTAAGCTGTAAAACACCCGTCAGTTTCTCGATATTCGCCCTTATGGAAGTGGTTTTCCCCCGGGTTATGGTTACTTCTGTCCTGTATTCCGAATAATTCGTTCCGGTCACCCTGATCCGGTGAGTGCCGGCAACAAGTTCATACTGTTGTTGCTGTTCCACTATCTCACCGTCTATTTCGACAATCAGATTTTGTGCATTCGAGTTTATCTTTAGGAATCCGGTGTTTTTAACCAGTTTCAAGTCGAGGGTATAAAGTTTTGCAGGAGAAGTTCCGTCAATGGTCTGAACCACAGGAAGATATTTGTCCATCTCTACCCTCACGGTATATTTCTTTACAGGAAGGAGATATCCCGCATCGCTGGTTCCCTTTAATTCATCATCAATATAAACCGAGGCACCCTGGGGTGTGGTTTTTACGAGCAATCCCGTAATATTCTCAGGTTCCATTATAAAAATGAAGTGGCGGTTGTTCTCCGAAACAGTAAACCTGTTGTTATATGTTTTGTAACCCGCTTTTGTCAGTTCCACCGAGTATTCACCCACAGGAAGTTTTTTCACTTCCGCAGGCACCACGACCGTTCCGTTTATTTTGCATTGAGCGTCAAAAGGTGAAATCTGAATTGAAACGCTCTGCACAATGTCCCCGCCCTGAGTGAGAAGAGAATTTGAAAGAACCGGCATGGATAAGAGTATCACTGCCAAAAAAAGCGTTTTTACGAACATGGTTTGAAGTTTCATGGTACCGGAATTGTGTTTATAGTAAAGATTGATTATCAAACCTAAAATTTAACCATTTAGGGGGTATTTGCCAAATCCTGGAGGGGGAGGGGAAATATGCAAAAGAAGAAACAACAACTTTTGTGAAGTGTTTCATATT
The sequence above is a segment of the Bacteroidota bacterium genome. Coding sequences within it:
- a CDS encoding PEGA domain-containing protein encodes the protein MIINLYYKHNSGTMKLQTMFVKTLFLAVILLSMPVLSNSLLTQGGDIVQSVSIQISPFDAQCKINGTVVVPAEVKKLPVGEYSVELTKAGYKTYNNRFTVSENNRHFIFIMEPENITGLLVKTTPQGASVYIDDELKGTSDAGYLLPVKKYTVRVEMDKYLPVVQTIDGTSPAKLYTLDLKLVKNTGFLKINSNAQNLIVEIDGEIVEQQQQYELVAGTHRIRVTGTNYSEYRTEVTITRGKTTSIRANIEKLTGVLQLNVTPANALVMIGKANYESIKTLELEPGKYLVSLSADLYDSYSTEVTIQKGKTSWLNVNLKKNAGVLAVTRKPDIVRINVDGVDYGAVNRVELSPGEHLLTAQIDSSWYPFSQNISVAKNKTTNVKIDLKRIKGTFLFNSVPFTSKVKLIQNFEKKFEFTGTKIIEELPIGDYTVVVTCEGHKGLRKEITILENKSYAFDLKLEPGSDDMLVSEMVKNRFVLNKIDRGYFYMGATQEQGSSARMEQPVRLVAIDQFYIGTTEVSRALWEEITGSDPSIFAAGGDKAKLPVENISWLEAVAFCNKLSEKEGLTPSYKIDGDSVICDFNANGFRLPTEAEWEFAARGSDSLKQFRFSGSNSPEIAGWINSNSGRKTNAVAQKTKNSNGLYDMTGNVAEFCNDWYDKYNPNEIANPKGPQSGRKIVVRGGSWNSTEGKSRVAARDSLGMGQKKSTTGLRLVRKGN